The proteins below come from a single Rosa rugosa chromosome 2, drRosRugo1.1, whole genome shotgun sequence genomic window:
- the LOC133732291 gene encoding serine/threonine-protein phosphatase BSL3 — protein sequence MDVDSSMAPEADHDPAVQNQSTAAAAVEGEQLGGEQPQSPASPATQQPQSPASPQSQQQQQQTPVAGPRHAPTYTVVNAILEKKEDGPGPRCGHTLTAVAAVGEEGSPGYIGPRLILFGGATALEGNSAASGTPSSAGSAGIRLAGATADVHCYDILTNKWSRITPFGEPPTPRAAHVATAVGTMVVIQGGIGPAGLSAEDLHVLDLTQQRPRWHRVVVQGPGPGPRYGHVMALVGQRYLMAIGGNDGKRPLADVWALDTAAKPYEWRKLEPEGEGPPPCMYATASARSDGLLLLCGGRDANSVPLASAYGLAKHRDGRWEWAIAPGVSPSPRYQHAAVFVNARLHVSGGALGGGRMVEDSSSVAVLDTAAGVWCDTKSVVTSPRTGRYSADAAGGDAAVELTRRCRHAAAAVGDLIFIYGGLRGGVLLDDLLVAEDLAAAETTTAASHAAAAAAQSNLPPGRLPGRYGFIDERTRQIMPEAAPDGAVVLGNPVAPPVNGDMYTDISTENALLQGSRRLSKGVEYLVEASAAEAEAISATLAAAKARQVNGEVELPDRDRGSEATPSGKQISTLIKPENAGSNNIPSAGVRLHHRAVVVAAETGGALGGMVRQLSIDQFENEGRRVSYGTPESATAARKLLDRQMSINSVPKKVIAHLLKPRGWKPPVRRQFFLDCNEIADLCDSAERIFSSEPSVLQLRAPIKIFGDLHGQFGDLMRLFDEYGSPSTAGDIAYIDYLFLGDYVDRGQHSLETISLLLALKVEYSQNVHLIRGNHEAADINALFGFRIECIERMGERDGIWAWHRINRLFNWLPLAALIEKKIICMHGGIGRSINHVEQIENLQRPITMEAGSIVLMDLLWSDPTENDSVEGLRPNARGPGLVTFGPDRVMEFCNNNDLQLIVRAHECVMDGFERFAQGHLITLFSATNYCGTANNAGAILVLGRDLVVVPKLIHPLPPAISSPETSPERHIEDTWMQELNANRPPTPTRGRPQVANDRGSLAWI from the exons ATGGATGTGGACTCCTCGATGGCGCCGGAGGCCGATCACGATCCGGCTGTGCAGAACCAGAGCACGGCGGCAGCAGCAGTGGAGGGAGAGCAGCTAGGAGGAGAACAGCCTCAGTCCCCGGCGTccccggcgacgcaacagcctcAGTCGCCGGCGTCGCCGCAGtcgcagcagcagcagcagcagactCCGGTGGCCGGGCCGCGGCATGCCCCGACCTACACGGTGGTCAATGCAATTTTAGAGAAGAAGGAGGACGGGCCAGGCCCGAGGTGTGGCCATACGTTGACTGCGGTCGCCGCTGTTGGCGAGGAGGGCAGTCCTGGATACATTGGCCCCAGGCTGATATTGTTCGGCGGTGCCACCGCCCTTGAGGGCAATTCTGCGGCTTCAGGGACTCCATCTTCAGCTGGAAGTGCCGGAATAA GACTAGCTGGTGCCACAGCTGATGTGCACTGTTATGACATCCTAACAAATAAATGGTCTAG GATCACTCCCTTTGGAGAACCACCAACACCAAGGGCAGCACATGTAGCAACTGCTGTAGGAACTATGGTTGTTATTCAG GGAGGAATTGGTCCTGCTGGTTTGTCTGCTGAAGATCTACATGTTCTTGACCTCACTCAGCAACGGCCTCGATGGCACAG GGTTGTTGTTCAAGGCCCTGGACCAGGGCCACGCTACGGACATGTGATGGCATTGGTGGGGCAAAGATATCTCATGGCAATTGGTGGGAATGATG GTAAACGGCCTTTAGCTGATGTGTGGGCGCTGGACACAGCTGCCAAGCCATATGAATGGCGTAAGTTGGAACCAGAGGGGGAGGGTCCACCACCATGCAt GTATGCAACTGCAAGTGCAAGGTCGGATGGTCTTCTCCTCCTCTGTGGAGGGAGGGATGCAAACAGTGTG CCATTGGCAAGTGCATATGGCCTTGCCAAACATAGGGATGGCCGTTGGGAATGGGCAATTGCTCCTGGTGTCTCCCCTTCTCCCAGATATCAACATGCAGCA GTTTTTGTTAATGCACGCTTGCATGTTTCCGGAGGGGCCCTTGGTGGTGGGCGCATGGTTGAAGATTCATCAAGTGTTGCAG TGTTGGATACTGCAGCCGGGGTTTGGTGCGATACAAAATCTGTTGTCACAAGTCCAAGGACAGGTAGATACAGCGCTGATGCAGCTGGTGGAGATGCTGCAGTTGAATTGACACGGCGTTGCAGGCATGCAGCTGCCGCAGTTGGTGACCTGATATTTATATACGGTGGTCTACGTGGTG GGGTGTTGCTTGATGACCTACTGGTTGCGGAAGATCTGGCTGCTGCAGAAACAACAACTGCAGCCTCGCATGCTGCAGCTGCAGCTGCTCAGTCTAATTTACCACCAGGCCGTTTGCCTGGAAGATATGGATTCATTGATGAAAGAACGAGGCAGATAATGCCTGAAGCAGCACCTGATGGTGCTGTTGTGCTGGGAAATCCAGTTGCCCCACCTGTAAATGGAGACATGTATACTGATATAAGCACTGAAAATGCCTTGCTCCAGGGATCCAG GAGACTCAGCAAAGGTGTAGAGTATTTAGTTGAAGCATCAGCAGCAGAAGCTGAGGCAATCAGTGCTACTTTGGCTGCTGCCAAGGCACGACAAGTTAATGGAGAAGTAGAGTTACCTGATAGAGATCGTGGCTCAGAGGCTACCCCGAGCGGGAAGCAAATATCTACCTTGATCAAGCCTGAAAATGCTGGGTCAAATAATATTCCGTCAGCTGGAGTGCGACTGCATCATAGAGCT GTTGTTGTAGCTGCAGAGACTGGGGGAGCTTTGGGCGGCATGGTGAGGCAGCTTTCAATAGATCAGTTTGAAAATGAAGGCAGGCGGGTTAGCTATGGGACCCCGGAGAGTGCAACTGCAGCAAGGAAGTTATTAGATCGGCAGATGTCCATTAATAGTGTGCCCAAAAAG GTAATAGCACATCTTTTAAAGCCACGTGGATGGAAGCCTCCTGTTCGCAGGCAATTTTTCTTGGATTGCAACGAAATAGCAGATCTTTGTGATAGTGCTGAACGGATATTCTCTAGTGAACCAAGTGTCTTACAACTTAGGGCTCCTATCAAGATATTTGGTGATTTACACGGGCAATTTGGCGATCTCATGCGCCTTTTTGATGAGTATGGTTCACCTTCAACTGCTGGGGATATTGC ATATATCGACTATCTCTTCCTAGGAGACTATGTTGACCGAGGCCAACATAGCTTGGAAACCATTTCTCTTCTGCTTGCTTTGAAG GTTGAATATTCCCAAAATGTACACTTAATTAGGGGTAATCATGAAGCTGCAGATATTAATGCTCTTTTTGGCTTTCGGATCGAATGCATTGAGCGAATG GGTGAGAGAGATGGAATATGGGCATGGCATCGAATAAACCGTTTGTTCAATTGGCTTCCTCTAGCTGCTCTAATTGAGAAGAAAATCATTTGTATGCATGGTGGTATTGGTCGGTCAATAAATCATGTTGAACAGATTGAGAATCTCCAGCGTCCTATTACAATGGAAGCAGGCTCGATCGTTCTTATGGATTTATTATG GTCTGACCCAACAGAAAATGATAGTGTGGAAGGATTGCGACCAAATGCTAGGGGTCCTGGATTGGTTACTTTTGGG CCTGATCGTGTCATGGAGTTCTGCAACAATAATGATCTTCAGTTGATTGTACGCGCTCATGAATGTGTAATGGATGGCTTTGAACGATTTGCCCAGGGACATTTGATTACACTTTTCTCTGCTACCAATTACTGTG GTACAGCAAATAATGCAGGGGCAATCCTCGTTTTAGGTAGAGATCTTGTGGTGGTCCCGAAACTCATTCATCCCTTACCACCAGCAATTTCTTCACCAGAAACATCGCCCGAACGACATATTGAAGATACGTGGATGCAG GAACTGAATGCTAACAGACCTCCAACACCAACTAGAGGCCGTCCACAAGTAGCAAATGACCGGGGATCCCTTGCTTGGATATAG
- the LOC133732289 gene encoding TATA box-binding protein-associated factor RNA polymerase I subunit B-like isoform X2 produces MGNPDTWRCQNCGNVGLEDGDDGFFYCTQCNSQAEDFMDTGVADEDFLDQTGNPFGGLYSARHTRRINSSVVKPEPLSEPLDDLSPHYQLFSQSQAKTKDQDPVGLEDFSFDGTKNEDYYGWIRLRYVMGLQRMIELQCESLVTELKVNPLICGLAGTIWLRFLAGTQVFNDDCADQIFDFNESEIRQQGEPPEKLKMLSRSHAQHHAKYDPQAVKAWFRSLKKIIPLSYTLAVSFLACHLAREAVLPTDMVKWSREVPVQKLESLAASVAGSIGLDLPPVNFYAIASRFLDKLSLPVEKILPHACRIYEWSMPPELWLSTNELRLPTRVCVMSILIVAVRILYNIHGFGEWERSLSSRHASSSTSNNCGDEDPRSSCEMKDDADKDSDALPHSKDDSDTNFVRNLSRAHNSKLDTAELLANLEARYNEIADDYEYCKDLPTYLQFCKDTVFARSEPSRKDAKEEKLIESLWNFYQSGKDSDTAVEQVLHCGRTDDQKRPRYNEECTSSSPSREKKLRTPSSDDETSLADDRKRGQNGAHFGQNSEVNDQELAETFKDEAINRMKLDMEEKRFCYIPPRVNLKRFDYLHYVRKQDEGAYTYVAHADYYILLRACSRVAQVETRCMHIGVLSFERRLAWLEKRIDHCLHLTPPIVSCDYCTDMVPENTTDTETIVEESIGLSNLNI; encoded by the exons ATGGGGAACCCAGATACATGGCGTTGCCAGAATTGCGGCAATGTGGGGCTGGAAGATGGCGATGATGGCTTCTTCTATTGCACCCAGTGCAACTCACAAGCCGAGGACTTCATGGACACCGGCGTGGCGGATGAGGACTTCCTCGACCAGACTGGCAACCCATTTGGAGGCCTCTACTCTGCTCGTCACACCCGTCGCATTAACAGCTCTGTTGTCAAACCAGAGCCCCTCTCTGAACCCTTAGACGACTTGTCACCTCATTATCAGCTGTTTAGTCAAAGCCAAGCCAAAACAAAAGATCAGGATCCTGTAGGGCTCGAGGATTTTTCATTTGATGGGACAAAGAATGAGGACTATTACGGATGGATTAGGCTTAGGTATGTGATGGGATTGCAACGGATGATTGAGCTCCAATGTGAGTCTTTGGTCACGGAGTTAAAGGTAAATCCCTTGATATGTGGTTTGGCTGGGACCATTTGGCTCCGCTTCTTGGCTGGGACTCAGGTTTTCAATGATGATTGTGCTGACCAGATCTTTGACTTCAATGAGTCTGAGATCCGCCAACAAG GAGAACCACCTGAAAAATTGAAGATGCTTTCTAGAAGCCATGCACAACATCATGCAAAGTATGACCCTCAAGCAGTGAAGGCGTGGTTTAGGTCCTTGAAGAAGATTATACCACTATCTTATACTCTAGCTGTTTCTTTTCTGGCTTGTCATCTTGCCAGGGAAGCAGTACTGCCAACCGACATGGTAAAATGGTCCCGAGAAG TTCCAGTGCAGAAGCTAGAATCACTAGCAGCATCTGTTGCTGGGTCCATAGGCTTGGACTTACCTCCGGTCAATTTCTATGCTATCGCTTCCCGCTTTCTAGATAAGTTATCTCTTCCAGTCGAAAAGATTCTCCCTCATGCGTGCCGCATATATGAGTGGTCAATGCCTCCAGAGTTATGGTTATCTACAAATGAGTTGAGGCTTCCAACTCGTGTTTGTGTGATGTCAATACTGATTGTAGCTGTGAGAATTCTTTATAATATTCATGGTTTTGGAGAATGGGAAAGAAGTTTGTCCAGTCGTCAtgcttcatcttccacttcTAACAATTGTGGAGATGAGGACCCCAGATCCAGTTGCGAAATGAAGGATGATGCTGATAAGGATTCAGATGCTCTGCCTCACAGTAAAGATGATTCGGATACAAACTTTGTTAGAAACTTATCGCGTGCACATAACTCTAAGTTGGATACTGCAGAACTTTTGGCCAATCTTGAAGCAAGATATAATGAAATTGCTGATGACTATG AATATTGCAAGGACTTGCCAACATATCTCCAGTTCTGCAAGGATACAGTCTTTGCTAGATCAGAACCATCGCGTAAGGATGCCAAGGAAGAAAAGTTAATTGAATCTTTATGGAACTTCTATCAAAGTGGAAAG GATTCTGATACAGCAGTGGAACAAGTATTGCATTGTGGTAGAACTGATGACCAGAAAAGACCGAGGTATAATGAAGAATGCACTAGTAGTAGTCCATCTAGAGAAAAGAAGCTTAGGACGCCATCCTCCGATGACGAAACTTCTCTCGCAGATGACCGTAAGAGGGGCCAAAATGGTGCTCATTTTGGTCAGAACTCAGAAGTGAATGACCAAGAGTTAGCTGAGACTTTCAAAGATGAAGCCATTAATAGAATGAAATTAGACATGGAGGAGAAGAGGTTCTGTTATATTCCACCAAGGGTGAACCTCAAAAGATTTGATTACCTTCACTATGTGAGGAAGCAGGATGAAGGTGCCTACACTTACGTTGCACATGCTGACTACTACATACTGCTTCGTGCTTGCTCTAGAGTTGCCCAAGTCGAAACTCGGTGTATGCACATTGGGGTGTTGAGCTTTGAGAGGAGACTGGCTTGGTTGGAGAAGAGAATCGACCACTGCTTGCACTTGACCCCTCCTATTGTATCATGTGATTATTGTACTGACATGGTTCCTGAGAACACTACTGATACAGAAACTATTGTTGAGGAATCGAttggactttcaaatttgaatatatga
- the LOC133732289 gene encoding TATA box-binding protein-associated factor RNA polymerase I subunit B-like isoform X1 — MGNPDTWRCQNCGNVGLEDGDDGFFYCTQCNSQAEDFMDTGVADEDFLDQTGNPFGGLYSARHTRRINSSVVKPEPLSEPLDDLSPHYQLFSQSQAKTKDQDPVGLEDFSFDGTKNEDYYGWIRLRYVMGLQRMIELQCESLVTELKVNPLICGLAGTIWLRFLAGTQVFNDDCADQIFDFNESEIRQQGEPPEKLKMLSRSHAQHHAKYDPQAVKAWFRSLKKIIPLSYTLAVSFLACHLAREAVLPTDMVKWSREGKLPYFAAFLQIENDLKQFGQPSRACPISSSLMFRPSESVPVQKLESLAASVAGSIGLDLPPVNFYAIASRFLDKLSLPVEKILPHACRIYEWSMPPELWLSTNELRLPTRVCVMSILIVAVRILYNIHGFGEWERSLSSRHASSSTSNNCGDEDPRSSCEMKDDADKDSDALPHSKDDSDTNFVRNLSRAHNSKLDTAELLANLEARYNEIADDYEYCKDLPTYLQFCKDTVFARSEPSRKDAKEEKLIESLWNFYQSGKDSDTAVEQVLHCGRTDDQKRPRYNEECTSSSPSREKKLRTPSSDDETSLADDRKRGQNGAHFGQNSEVNDQELAETFKDEAINRMKLDMEEKRFCYIPPRVNLKRFDYLHYVRKQDEGAYTYVAHADYYILLRACSRVAQVETRCMHIGVLSFERRLAWLEKRIDHCLHLTPPIVSCDYCTDMVPENTTDTETIVEESIGLSNLNI; from the exons ATGGGGAACCCAGATACATGGCGTTGCCAGAATTGCGGCAATGTGGGGCTGGAAGATGGCGATGATGGCTTCTTCTATTGCACCCAGTGCAACTCACAAGCCGAGGACTTCATGGACACCGGCGTGGCGGATGAGGACTTCCTCGACCAGACTGGCAACCCATTTGGAGGCCTCTACTCTGCTCGTCACACCCGTCGCATTAACAGCTCTGTTGTCAAACCAGAGCCCCTCTCTGAACCCTTAGACGACTTGTCACCTCATTATCAGCTGTTTAGTCAAAGCCAAGCCAAAACAAAAGATCAGGATCCTGTAGGGCTCGAGGATTTTTCATTTGATGGGACAAAGAATGAGGACTATTACGGATGGATTAGGCTTAGGTATGTGATGGGATTGCAACGGATGATTGAGCTCCAATGTGAGTCTTTGGTCACGGAGTTAAAGGTAAATCCCTTGATATGTGGTTTGGCTGGGACCATTTGGCTCCGCTTCTTGGCTGGGACTCAGGTTTTCAATGATGATTGTGCTGACCAGATCTTTGACTTCAATGAGTCTGAGATCCGCCAACAAG GAGAACCACCTGAAAAATTGAAGATGCTTTCTAGAAGCCATGCACAACATCATGCAAAGTATGACCCTCAAGCAGTGAAGGCGTGGTTTAGGTCCTTGAAGAAGATTATACCACTATCTTATACTCTAGCTGTTTCTTTTCTGGCTTGTCATCTTGCCAGGGAAGCAGTACTGCCAACCGACATGGTAAAATGGTCCCGAGAAGGTAAGCTCCCATATTTTGCTGCTTTTCTTCAAATTGAAAATGATCTGAAACAGTTTGGACAGCCTTCACGTGCCTGCCCAATAAGTTCAAGCTTGATGTTTAGGCCTTCTGAATCAGTTCCAGTGCAGAAGCTAGAATCACTAGCAGCATCTGTTGCTGGGTCCATAGGCTTGGACTTACCTCCGGTCAATTTCTATGCTATCGCTTCCCGCTTTCTAGATAAGTTATCTCTTCCAGTCGAAAAGATTCTCCCTCATGCGTGCCGCATATATGAGTGGTCAATGCCTCCAGAGTTATGGTTATCTACAAATGAGTTGAGGCTTCCAACTCGTGTTTGTGTGATGTCAATACTGATTGTAGCTGTGAGAATTCTTTATAATATTCATGGTTTTGGAGAATGGGAAAGAAGTTTGTCCAGTCGTCAtgcttcatcttccacttcTAACAATTGTGGAGATGAGGACCCCAGATCCAGTTGCGAAATGAAGGATGATGCTGATAAGGATTCAGATGCTCTGCCTCACAGTAAAGATGATTCGGATACAAACTTTGTTAGAAACTTATCGCGTGCACATAACTCTAAGTTGGATACTGCAGAACTTTTGGCCAATCTTGAAGCAAGATATAATGAAATTGCTGATGACTATG AATATTGCAAGGACTTGCCAACATATCTCCAGTTCTGCAAGGATACAGTCTTTGCTAGATCAGAACCATCGCGTAAGGATGCCAAGGAAGAAAAGTTAATTGAATCTTTATGGAACTTCTATCAAAGTGGAAAG GATTCTGATACAGCAGTGGAACAAGTATTGCATTGTGGTAGAACTGATGACCAGAAAAGACCGAGGTATAATGAAGAATGCACTAGTAGTAGTCCATCTAGAGAAAAGAAGCTTAGGACGCCATCCTCCGATGACGAAACTTCTCTCGCAGATGACCGTAAGAGGGGCCAAAATGGTGCTCATTTTGGTCAGAACTCAGAAGTGAATGACCAAGAGTTAGCTGAGACTTTCAAAGATGAAGCCATTAATAGAATGAAATTAGACATGGAGGAGAAGAGGTTCTGTTATATTCCACCAAGGGTGAACCTCAAAAGATTTGATTACCTTCACTATGTGAGGAAGCAGGATGAAGGTGCCTACACTTACGTTGCACATGCTGACTACTACATACTGCTTCGTGCTTGCTCTAGAGTTGCCCAAGTCGAAACTCGGTGTATGCACATTGGGGTGTTGAGCTTTGAGAGGAGACTGGCTTGGTTGGAGAAGAGAATCGACCACTGCTTGCACTTGACCCCTCCTATTGTATCATGTGATTATTGTACTGACATGGTTCCTGAGAACACTACTGATACAGAAACTATTGTTGAGGAATCGAttggactttcaaatttgaatatatga